Proteins from one Xenopus tropicalis strain Nigerian chromosome 1, UCB_Xtro_10.0, whole genome shotgun sequence genomic window:
- the rest gene encoding RE1-silencing transcription factor isoform X3 gives MATQMVNQPTGNSLFCTSTYSSISLDNDMYGLHDLSKADMAAPRLIMLANVALTGELSSGCCDYTLEGERQMAELTTVNDNSFSDSEGERLEDSPSNAIQSPNFTMEMEPAERSKEGTYENDGTLLSSTLEVVAQKDNEAPSTTEDKNKCIKSKPFRCKPCQYKAESEEEFVHHIKIHSAKIYTDNDNKKTQGKESDSNIPEESDISKGPIQCDRCGYNTNRFDHYLAHLKHHNKAGENERVYKCTICTYTTVSEYHWKKHLRNHYPRILYTCSQCSYFSDRKNNYIQHIRTHTGERPYQCIICPYSSSQKTHLTRHMRTHSGEKPFKCEQCSYVASNQHEVTRHARQVHNGPKPLTCPHCDYKTADRSNFKKHVELHVNPRQFLCPVCDYAASKKCNLQYHIKSRHSGCTNITMDVSKVKLRTKKGEVGVADTDTNKQTENGNIIKKKLEETVKAEKKERCVKSKKRMIDGQVAKKSRLSSTQKKIKASEVRAEKIEKFRKSSCVKRKADLLENPSDTLTSTVKKKKLKNSPASKVITSEIKDDIPKKVKGLVKKKENSAVKSKHKKKTGAQSSNGKRNMPKKITEQKVDKGNKLDSKIPVAPDIEEQMIVGKVANENDSEQFVATDIASINNNLSTESCGLLNEVVHTDLSINTTLETKLSAGSESKSEHVSKAIIELAMQVDVKAGISKQEKTQDNYLMDIETISTDLEKPNQVLLQNGIPPKKGNTIADLLVDSAKTTVYLQISKPTSCLLKDCCQPNKKLQVGECKPTCYVPMELCETSADLPLEHGDPSATHLVSRGTPSCDHPVNCGESLCGQHVDEQPCSQLVDVEEPTCNHLQGGDEPAFVLVTGRDEPTRIPPPDGDEPAYVPLLGGDEPACILPRGGDEPACILPLDRDEPACVPPRVGDEPACVPPWVGDEPACVPPPGVDEPACVPPPGVDEPACVPPPGVDEPACVPPPGVDKPSCVPPPGGDEPTDLLRKTTCLSVDRQEVTDLVGREKHYALLTECNEPTDLSAERDVLSVDDAMPTDLSTAKQKPLYLSKSMGSPLHVPVEWSEPFNLSMEWREPDDLSVVRVEPSDLSLRKGGTADLSERSNKPSELSVVWGEPVDLSVGRSEPADLSVGRSQPANLQMSITETMDLLEGSQLSVLTVGRDVESFDMGTGRVDPIDLSVERCEPIDLSVEKGMPGNLEISDDQRFGKLGNYYNINCAVGTNCQLQIKDKAKYNEIPKNTFQSYTKLSVEIREPHIQLQSMCISPELNLDTTVQQGNNKECKKFSASSHTENSGAEEVQTTQMQCAVSRSESIDIDEDEGIHSHDGSDISDNVSEMSYDSGLNGVPSVQKTLTSDSKVLDSSETKESFVCIFCDRTFRIEEEYTKHLKRHLVNVYYLEKAAKDDL, from the exons ATGGCCACTCAAATGGTCAACCAGCCTACAGGTAACAGCTTGTTCTGTACCAGCACCTATTCCAGTATTTCATTGGACAATGATATGTATGGGCTGCATGACCTTTCAAAAGCTGATATGGCAGCCCCTCGATTGATAATGCTAGCAAATGTGGCCCTGACTGGTGAACTCAGTAGTGGTTGCTGTGATTACACACTGGAAGGAGAAAGACAAATGGCTGAACTAACAACTGTAAATGACAACAGCTTCTCAGATAGTGAGGGGGAGAGGTTGGAAGATTCACCCAGCAATGCTATTCAGTCACCAAATTTCACAATGGAGATGGAGCCAGCTGAACGTTCAAAAGAAGGGACATATGAAAATGATGGAACTTTACTTTCCAGCACGCTTGAGGTGGTGGCTCAAAAGGATAATGAAGCCCCCAGCACAACagaagacaaaaataaatgcattaaaagCAAACCTTTTCGGTGCAAACCTTGTCAGTACAAAGCAGAGTCTGAAGAAGAGTTTGTTCATCACATTAAAATTCACAGTGCCAAGATATACActgataatgataataaaaaaacacagggtAAAGAATCAGATTCTAACATACCTGAGGAATCCGATATATCCAAAGGACCTATTCAGTGTGACAGATGTGGATACAATACAAATCGCTTTGATCACTATCTGGCACATTTAAAACATCACAACAAAGCTGGAGAAAATGAGAGAGTATACAAATGCACAATATGTACTTATACAACGGTTAGTGAATATCACTGGAAGAAACATCTACGTAACCATTATCCAAGGATACTCTATACATGTTCACAATGTTCCTATTTTTCTGACAGGAAAAATAATTATATCCAGCATATAAGAACACATACAG GAGAACGACCGTATCAGTGTATTATATGTCCTTACTCAAGCTCACAGAAAACCCACTTGACAAGGCACATGCGAACTCATTCAG GTGAGAAACCTTTCAAATGTGAGCAGTGTAGTTATGTTGCATCTAATCAGCATGAAGTTACACGTCATGCAAGACAGGTTCACAATGGACCAAAACCATTAACTTGCCCTCATTGTGACTACAAGACTGCAGATCGCAGTAATTTCAAGAAGCATGTAGAGTTACATGTTAATCCACGTCAGTTTCTATGCCCTGTGTGTGACTATGCTGCATCCAAAAAGTGTAACTTGCAATATCATATAAAATCCAGACACTCAGGATGCACAAATATCACAATGGATGTTTCTAAAGTAAAACTGAGGACAAAGAAGGGAGAAGTAGGAGTTGCAGATACTGACACAAATAAGCAAACTGAGAATGgaaacataataaaaaagaaattggaagAGACTGTTAAagcagagaaaaaagaaagatgTGTGAAGTCTAAAAAACGTATGATTGATGGGCAGGTTGCAAAAAAAAGTCGCTTGTCATCcactcagaaaaaaataaaagcttctGAAGTAAGGGCTGAGAAGATCGAAAAATTCCGTAAGTCTAGTtgtgtaaaaagaaaagctgacTTATTAGAAAATCCAAGTGATACCCTAACAAGCACTGTAAAAAAGAAGAAATTGAAAAACTCTCCTGCAAGCAAAGTAATTACAAGTGAAATAAAGGATGATATACCCAAAAAGGTCAAAGGTTTggtgaaaaaaaaggaaaactcagCTGTTAAAAGTAAGCACAAAAAGAAGACCGGAGCACAAAGTAGTAATGGTAAGAGAAATATGCCAAAGAAAATTACTGAACAAAAAGTAGACAAGGGAAATAAATTGGATTCTAAAATTCCTGTAGCACCAGACATTGAGGAACAAATGATTGTTGGAAAAGTTGCTAATGAAAATGACTCTGAACAGTTTGTAGCTACTGATATTGCAagcataaataataatttatccaCTGAATCTTGTGGTTTACTAAATGAAGTCGTGCATACTGATCTGTCAATTAACACTACTTTGGAAACTAAATTATCAGCAGGCAGTGAATCTAAATCTGAACATGTGAGTAAAGCCATAATTGAACTCGCAATGCAGGTGGATGTAAAAGCAGGTATTTCCAAGCAGGAGAAAACACAGGATAACTATTTGATGGACATAGAGACTATATCTACTGACTTGGAGAAACCAAATCAAGTCTTGTTGCAAAATGGCATTCCACCTAAGAAGGGCAATACAATTGCTGACTTACTAGTTGACAGTGCTAAAACAACAGTTTACCTGCAGATAAGCAAACCAACTTCCTGCTTACTAAAGGACTGCTGCCAGCCAAATAAAAAACTGCAAGTGGGTGAATGCAAGCCAACCTGTTATGTACCAATGGAATTGTGTGAGACATCTGCCGACCTGCCTTTAGAGCATGGTGATCCAAGTGCTACCCATTTGGTCAGCAGGGGCACGCCATCCTGCGACCATCCTGTCAACTGTGGAGAGTCACTTTGTGGCCAGCATGTAGATGAGCAACCCTGCAGCCAACTGGTGGATGTTGAAGAGCCTACTTGCAACCATCTGCAAGGTGGGGATGAGCCAGCCTTCGTCCTGGTGACAGGCAGGGACGAGCCAACGCGCATCCCGCCGCCGGATGGGGACGAGCCAGCGTACGTGCCGCTGCTGGGCGGGGATGAGCCAGCGTGCATCCTGCCCCGGGGCGGGGATGAGCCAGCATGCATCCTGCCCCTGGACAGGGACGAGCCAGCCTGCGTCCCTCCGCGGGTCGGGGACGAGCCAGCCTGCGTCCCTCCGTGGGTCGGGGACGAGCCAGCCTGCGTCCCTCCGCCGGGCGTGGACGAGCCAGCCTGCGTCCCTCCGCCGGGCGTGGACGAGCCAGCCTGCGTCCCTCCGCCAGGCGTGGACGAGCCAGCCTGCGTCCCTCCGCCGGGCGTGGACAAGCCATCCTGCGTCCCGCCGCCGGGCGGGGACGAGCCAACCGATCTTTTGAGGAAGACTACTTGCCTGTCAGTGGATAGGCAAGAGGTAACAGACCTGGTAGGAAGAGAAAAACACTATGCCCTGTTAACTGAATGTAATGAGCCCACTGATCTGTCAGCTGAGAGAGATGTACTGTCAGTGGATGATGCTATGCCCACTGACCTGTCAACAGCTAAACAGAAGCCCCTGTACTTATCAAAAAGCATGGGGAGTCCTCTACATGTACCAGTGGAGTGGAGTGAGCCCTTTAATCTGTCCATGGAGTGGAGAGAGCCTGACGACCTTTCTGTTGTGAGAGTTGAGCCTTCAGACCTGTCTCTGAGGAAGGGTGGCACAGCTGACCTGTCAGAGAGGAGCAACAAGCCCTCCGAGCTGTCAGTTGTCTGGGGAGAGCCTGTTGATCTCTCAGTAGGGAGGAGCGAGCCAGCAGACTTATCAGTGGGAAGAAGTCAACCTGCTAACCTGCAAATGAGCATAACTGAGACTATGGACCTTTTAGAGGGCAGCCAACTGTCTGTTTTGACAGTAGGAAGGGATGTTGAGTCTTTTGATATGGGGACAGGTAGGGTTGATCCTATTGATCTTTCAGTGGAGAGGTGTGAGCCTATTGATCTTTCAGTGGAGAAGGGGATGCCCGGTAACTTGGAGATAAGTGATGATCAACGTTTTGGGAAGCTAGGCAATTATTATAACATCAACTGTGCAGTGGGGACAAATTGTCAGTTACAAATAAAAGACAAAGCAAAATATAACGAGATTCCTAAAAATACCTTCCAGTCCTATACCAAATTATCTGTTGAAATACGAGAGCCTCATATCCAACTACAAAGCATGTGTATTTCACCTGAATTAAACTTAGACACAACTGTACAACAAGGAAATAACAAGGAATGTAAAAAATTTTCAGCAAGCTCGCACACGGAAAACAGTGGGGCAGAAGAGGTTCAGACAACTCAGATGCAATGTGCTGTATCCAGAAGTGAGTCCATTGATATTGATGAAGATGAAGGAATTCATAGTCATGATGGGAGTGATATAAGTGACAATGTTTCAGAAATGAGTTATGACTCTGGGTTAAACGGTGTACCATCTGTACAAAAAACACTAACTTCTGACTCAAAAGTACTAGATTCTTCTGAAACTAAGGAAAGTTTTGTGTGCATTTTCTGTGACCGTACCTTTAGAATAGAGGAAGAATATACCAAACACTTAAAACGTCATTTGGTTAATGTATATTATCTTGAAAAGGCAGCAAAAGATGATTTATAG